ATTTAAGGCAATGCCAGCTTCTGATTGTCCTTTTGGTACAGAAAGGATAGAGCTTCTCACAATCTCTGATCCGTATGCTCCATAGTTTAATCCTAATGTAATAACACCTGCAAGGAAAGGATCTAAACGAATACCAAAGGCTTCCGGTAATACATAGAACAGCCAAAACAGCTGAATTAACAAAGAGGTACCTCTAAAAAACTCTACATAGATCATTGTCCCAACTCGGACAAATTTGTACTTTGATACTCTTGAGATCCCAGCAATAAAGGCGATGGTGAAAGCAAGAGCGGTTGCCGTTAAAAGAAGTGAAACAGTCGTTGGCAATCCTCGTATGAGTACCTGTACAATGTCTGCTGTGCTCAAAATTTGTTCACTCCTAACGGTTCAATTAAACAAAAACAGGGATATCTCGTAGAAACTCAATCACATGGAGCTT
The nucleotide sequence above comes from Alkalicoccobacillus plakortidis. Encoded proteins:
- the ehuC gene encoding ectoine/hydroxyectoine ABC transporter permease subunit EhuC, with the translated sequence MSTADIVQVLIRGLPTTVSLLLTATALAFTIAFIAGISRVSKYKFVRVGTMIYVEFFRGTSLLIQLFWLFYVLPEAFGIRLDPFLAGVITLGLNYGAYGSEIVRSSILSVPKGQSEAGIALNMTSRQQMFRVILPQAFRTMIPGLTNNSIELLKGTSLVALITLQDMMYWGQNLRGADYSIALPVFSILLVMYFLVALPLILLSKYFEKRASKGVAST